The Eleutherodactylus coqui strain aEleCoq1 chromosome 6, aEleCoq1.hap1, whole genome shotgun sequence genome window below encodes:
- the SDHD gene encoding succinate dehydrogenase [ubiquinone] cytochrome b small subunit, mitochondrial: MAALVRVGALCRASRAFPFSKSLLIRPAAFLPQDRSSLQVFTAQVSQNRHASSKAASLHWTGERLVSVILLGLLPAAYMYPGGAMDYSLAAALTLHGHWGFGQVLTDYVHGDTKVKLANAGLLALSSLTFAGLCYFNYNDVGICKAVAMLWSL; this comes from the exons ATGGCGGCTTTGGTGAGAGTGGGCGCTCTGTGCAGGGCGAGCAGAG CTTTTCCCTTCAGTAAATCCTTGCTGATCAGACCCGCAGCGTTTCTGCCACAAGACAGAAGTTCATTACAAGTATTTACAGCCCAAGTGTCCCAAAATCGACATG CCTCCTCGAAAGCGGCCTCCCTCCACTGGACCGGTGAGAGATTGGTGAGCGTGATTCTCTTAGGCCTTTTACCTGCAGCGTATATGTATCCTGGAGGTGCCATGGACTATTCGCTGGCCGCAGCCCTCACTCTTCACGGACATTG ggGTTTTGGGCAGGTGCTCACCGACTATGTTCATGGAGACACAAAGGTTAAGCTGGCGAACGCTGGACTGCTGGCTCTTTCTTCCCTAACATTTGCTGGTCTTTGCTATTTCAACTACAATGATGTGGGCATCTGCAAAGCGGTTGCAATGCTGTGGAGCCTGTGA